One region of Fibrobacter sp. UWEL genomic DNA includes:
- the rpsJ gene encoding 30S ribosomal protein S10 yields MAGERIRIRLKSFDHRMIDRSAQDIVNTAKNTGARIAGPIPLPTKIQKYTVLRSPHINKTSREQFESRTHKRLIDILDATPQTVDSLMKLDLPAGVEVEIKV; encoded by the coding sequence ATGGCTGGTGAACGCATTCGTATTCGCTTGAAGAGCTTCGATCATCGCATGATCGACCGCTCTGCTCAAGACATCGTGAATACAGCTAAGAACACTGGTGCCCGCATTGCTGGCCCCATCCCTCTGCCGACGAAGATCCAGAAGTATACGGTGCTCCGCTCTCCGCATATTAACAAGACTTCTCGTGAACAGTTCGAATCCCGTACGCACAAGCGTCTTATCGACATCCTTGATGCTACTCCGCAGACTGTAGATTCCCTCATGAAACTTGACTTGCCCGCAGGCGTTGAAGTCGAAATTAAGGTTTAA
- the rplD gene encoding 50S ribosomal protein L4 — MATNAKLFAATGDYKNEIQLPAMFEEEVNKVCMYLHIKAILNNNRQGTAQTKNKSSVSGGGQKPWKQKGTGRARSGQNTSAVWVRGAKAHGPKSHDYFEKVNKKVKKIAFHSALSAKAAEGKVVVFEALSFAAPKTKDLLSVLVKAGLEQRNALFIVSDKDANLYLSSNNIPWCRCARVADVNTYDIVRANNVVISQAALAELEGGR, encoded by the coding sequence ATGGCTACTAATGCAAAGCTTTTCGCCGCTACTGGCGACTACAAGAATGAAATCCAGCTTCCGGCAATGTTCGAGGAAGAAGTCAACAAGGTTTGCATGTACTTGCATATCAAGGCTATCCTGAACAACAACCGTCAGGGCACTGCTCAGACCAAGAACAAGTCCTCCGTTAGCGGTGGTGGTCAGAAGCCTTGGAAGCAGAAGGGTACCGGCCGCGCTCGTTCCGGTCAGAACACCTCTGCAGTTTGGGTTCGTGGTGCTAAGGCTCACGGTCCTAAGTCTCATGACTACTTCGAAAAGGTGAACAAGAAGGTCAAGAAGATCGCTTTCCACTCTGCTCTGTCCGCTAAGGCTGCAGAAGGTAAGGTGGTTGTGTTCGAAGCTCTCAGCTTCGCAGCTCCCAAGACCAAGGATCTCCTTTCCGTTCTCGTTAAGGCTGGTCTGGAACAGCGTAACGCTCTCTTCATCGTGAGCGACAAGGACGCTAACCTCTACCTGTCTTCCAACAATATCCCTTGGTGCCGTTGCGCTCGCGTTGCTGACGTCAACACCTACGATATCGTTCGTGCAAACAACGTTGTTATCTCTCAGGCTGCTCTCGCAGAACTTGAAGGAGGCCGCTAA
- the rplC gene encoding 50S ribosomal protein L3, whose product MNGILAKKLGMTQVFTEQGECVPVTVLEAGPCVVVSHKTEEKDGYTAVQIGFGLKKEQRANKAEIGHFKKADVAVREHLAEFDVADLESWPVGKEFGAADFADAKVVNVSGISKGHGFSGTIKRHNFHSGPRSHGTHNMREPGGTSAHSYPGRVFPGKRMAGQFGNKKVTVKHLQVVKVDGDRNLIFVRGAVPGAKNSIIVVRKD is encoded by the coding sequence ATGAACGGTATTCTCGCAAAGAAATTGGGAATGACCCAAGTATTCACGGAACAGGGCGAATGCGTTCCTGTAACGGTTCTCGAAGCCGGTCCGTGCGTGGTTGTTTCCCACAAGACAGAAGAGAAGGACGGCTATACTGCTGTCCAGATCGGCTTTGGTCTCAAGAAGGAACAGCGTGCCAACAAGGCAGAAATCGGCCACTTTAAGAAGGCTGACGTTGCTGTTCGTGAACACCTCGCTGAATTTGATGTCGCTGATCTCGAATCCTGGCCGGTAGGCAAGGAATTCGGTGCTGCTGATTTCGCTGACGCTAAGGTCGTCAACGTTTCCGGTATCTCCAAGGGTCACGGCTTCTCTGGTACCATCAAGCGCCACAACTTCCACAGCGGTCCTCGTTCCCATGGTACGCACAATATGCGCGAACCGGGTGGTACTTCCGCTCACTCCTATCCGGGTCGTGTTTTCCCGGGTAAGCGCATGGCTGGCCAGTTCGGTAACAAGAAGGTTACCGTTAAGCACCTCCAGGTCGTTAAAGTTGATGGCGACCGCAACCTGATCTTCGTCCGTGGCGCAGTCCCCGGTGCAAAGAACAGCATTATCGTGGTGAGGAAAGACTAA